In Montipora capricornis isolate CH-2021 chromosome 4, ASM3666992v2, whole genome shotgun sequence, the DNA window AAACTTTACAGTTGCAAGGCAATAAAACattaaatgcaaaaatgacTTGATCTAATGTCATTTAACAATGTcaataaacaactttattacaTGCCAAAAAAGAATTGACATCCAtctgaaatacaaaaaaaaaaccaccagGGTccagttgtttgaaagccgattaacttaatccaggattagtgtaaacttttgtttcatgttttcaactttttggaatggtgaaagtttcttttgcttacttgAAGTTAAGAGTATAGAAGTAaactcttttattatttttttatgtggaattagcgttaatcgcctcttgaacaactgggcccaggatGCTTTCAGTAAATCCTTCTCGGGCACCGATTTACATGCAGCTCCAGCAGTAACTTTAAATTAGGTGTTTAAAGTTTAATCAAACTCAACAAATGGATACTTCAACACTTGTGTACACTATTGACCTATTTTTCTCAAGATGGACAATTTTGGAAgaatattattatatgatatatagaggatattacatggccgcgcggggatatgaattttatcttcgagtgctgaaagtatctcccacgagtgagcgaagcgaacgagtgagagatacgttcagcacgagaagataaaattcgtatccccaagcggccatgtaatgttctgtttattatatagatattgatgaaatgtctagatttaaaacaacttgttttattcactttcaaaatgatgaaaaagtgtttaccaaccactaaaacacgcatgttgtgtaacatgaaacaagatatgaaagttatgaaattaaaaacaaatcatgataatgtaaaatttgcaataaaaatgttaatgtagtagagaagaattatattaaagcacaaaagtatcgtacaatgaagaggaagctcgcgttttgtTGGCTAATCGTgatcgttaccatgacgactgctatatcctcacatgtgaaagataaaaatgatacgttcactgcgtgcggtgaagatatgattttttagtaaaaggagaaatcctggtatttcatcagtatctatataataaaatgtattattattatatgatataatatttaaaatgcattataaaatcaacactaaaacaatctgaatgataaactttacttataaagtttactcataaagtttacttaTAAAGTTCATCAACAAAAACTATATGATATGgtgattatgcaaatatttaaacaCACTTCATGCATCACCTATTACACAAAAAATTACACAAATGCACTGTTTTCAATAAGGGCCGGCGGCCGGCGAAACTTGCCGCCtactttgaaaataaataaccccaattttttttaatatcatgaGAAACATTCGCCCTGGATCGGGcaaagtttttttcaaaaaaaaaaaagaatgttacCTGAAATCTCAGTACTTTCGGCCCAGCGGCCATTAATTTCTTCAATCGATCGCTCAGTTGCTGAGCATCCTGGCATACTCTCTAAACCGTGGGTTCTGGGTGCGAAAGCAGCACAACGCGTGTGTGTGAATATTTCCATGCGCTCTCGAGGTCACGTAGAGTTCACgacttttgaataaattacacgCATATCTGCGCCACAGAAAACACAAAGAACTCTGTTTGAAGTGTTTCAGCCTcaacaaaagcgacaaagaaGAGAAACAGGTATGTCCACtcctttatttaaattttgcaagTTGTAGAGCTTTCATGTGTCGGCGGTGCAACATTATGTTGCCGAAGTTTGATTAGTTTTTAAGATCTTTAATACTAAAATGTCTCGTGTTTATAAATAACTATACATCAGATAAAATCAGCAACAAATTGTGAAACTATTGAAGAAAATACTTCACAGTTTAGGTAGACACAAAATCTTTTCTGTGTGTAAACAAAAATTAGTCGCGGCAAATATCCTCAAAAATAACATGAGAACAAAGTTTGCAAATTCGATGATGTGCTGTCActgctaaattaattttgatattttaactTGACTTTTATTCAACGTTTCTATTTTTGTTGGCAGTTATGAGGTTAAAAATGCGTTTTTAAGGCGAATCAATGTCTGCCGGTGCAGCTTGTTCATatttaaaatgcaaatttattcACGGTGACAGCAAGcgaaaaagtttcttttcttttcttttctttttgaaagcGCTTTCGCCAATGTTTTGACATTCAATTCGAAATAAGGGAATTGGCAATTTGGTATATTTTTACTAAAAAGGTAAATGACACGAAACTTCATGATATTTAAATCATTTTATTATCGGTCAACATATGACCGGCAAGTCGAACGTTTGACCGGCCAAAACCCCAATGAATTAGACGCGGCTGATTAGAAGATTGTTTTTCGAATTAGCACAGATTGTTTGTCAAATGTTAAGGCAAGTTAATGACTTTTAATTGGTTTTGATATATTTTATTTGAACATAACAGAAAACTTTCCTTATTTCACTTTCTCAACAACAACAGACACTGTTGGCCCTAATCCCGAAGCTGCTGATGGTTCTGAATGTTCCACTGGATCTACCACGTGTCCCGCAGACGTTGTGCAAGAACTTGAAACACCCCAGCCCAAGGCTGTTCCACAGCCACTGAAGCAAAAGGAATGTACTCAAccagaagaagaaaagaagctgCTTGAAGAACGTTTAAAAGAAACTGAAACTTCACCTCTCCACCATCAGTCAACCTGCCCTGCAGTATCATGCCAAAAAGATTTCCGCAGAGGACCAGAAGGCTCAAAAGTCCTTAAAAGACAAGTCCAAGCACGAGTGGCTTACAGACAAGTCTCTGGCATACTGTTCTAAAACGGGAATATGGTGGCTTGCATATGTGGGGGGAAAAGGGATGTACTGCCTTTTGTGTCGTAAACACAACACAAATAACAAACAGAACAAATCCAAAGTGTTCAGCAGCGATCCAGCAGTAAGATACAGAAAGCCAACAATCACTTCACATGCTGATTCAAGACAACATCTTGCAGCCATAGAAGCGGAGCATTTGCAGAGGGTTTTGACATTCCACAAGGAGTCAGTAAACAGAGAAAACGGTGCTGATGATGTGCTTTATAAAGCTTTGATGTCCGTTTACTGGATTGCGAAACATGAAATTGCCATACGCAAACTTGTACCTCTCCTTCAGCTTTTAGAGAAAGTTGGTGTGACTGAGATGGAGTATTTCACTCATAGATCAGCTGGCAGTGTAAGAGAGCTCTTTCTCACACTTGGGCAGGTCATTCTTGAACAGCCGCTTGAGAAACTACACAGGTCAAATTTTGTTGGTCTTTTGTGTGACGATGTCACCGATATTGCAACACTTGAGCAGTTTATCAGCTTCATTCAGTTTGTTGACCCTGATTCTGGAGAGGTTCGCACAGACTTTCTCTTTGTTGAGAATGCACTGCCCAACAGCAAGTCAGCAGATGCCCAGGCCCTGTTTACCATTGTGACATCAAAGTTGGAAGAGCTGAAGACAACAACAGAGAAATGCTCCAGTTTTGTAAGTGATGGCGCGAATGTGATGCTGGGAGCGCGATCCGGGCTTGCTACCCAACTAAAGGAATTAAACCCGACCCTTATTAGTGTACAGAGTATTTGCCACAAACTTGCCCTGGCTTGTGCCGATACAAGGAAAGATCTAGATTACATTGCTGGGGTAGAACGCGACCTTAGAACATTGCGGAAGGCAATGGAGAATTCCCCAAAGAGAACAAATATGTATCTCTCTGTACAAGAAGAACACAAGTCACTAAGATTGCAAGACCAGAGCAAGAAGATCGTGGCAAGGAGGCTGAAGAAAGCCTGTCAAACAAGATGGCTGTCCGTGGGTCAGGTGGTGGACACTGTTTACCGAGACCTTCAAGCTGTTCTTCGCACCCTCCAGTCTCTTGAAAAGGAGGAAACAGTGGCATGTGGACTTCTGACGAAGATGCATAACCCAAAGTTCATTGGTTGCATTTACATCTTTCAACATCTTGCTCCCCATATTGAAGTTATTAAGTAAGACATTCCAGAAAGGTAGCGTGAACTTCACCCACATTGGACCAGCAGTTGAACATACTAAACAGAAACTTCAAACCATCTCCAGTGACGCTCTACCAGTTAAGCAACTGCAGGAGGACTTCAAACCTGGTGGTAGGCTATCGAGGATTGATCTCGCACCAACTGAGCATCATTTTGTAGAAATGGACAGACTGCTTAAGAAGTATGTCACTTCTCTGATAACGAACATCGACAATCGTTTCAAGGCATCAATACCAGCATTCTCCATTTTTGATGTCATGGCTATACCCTCCATCAGAAGCCCAGGGTTTAAGGAGTATGGAGATGATGACATTAAGTCGCTATCAAAGCATTTCTTTGCCGAAAGGGAAACGGAAGAGAATGACCAGGCAACGTCAACGCTGAAAAGCTCAAAGCAGAATGGGGAAAGTTCAAGTTTGATCTGATTGACTGGAAAGATGAACTTCCAAGAGATATCAAGGAAGGAAAGGCTGCAACCACTTCCACCACCTGGACTCTTCACAGTATGACACGCCAGCCCTCATTCTGACACTTCTTTCCCCTGCTTTTCTCCCTAGCTGAGCGCTGTCTGTCCAGCCCTGTTTCCAATGCATGGCCAGAAAGAGGTGCAAGTGCTCTTAAGCGTGTTAAACCTCGGCTGCGTAACAGGCTGAAAAATGACATGTTACAAGCTCTTCTTCAAGTTTCAATCAACGGCCCTGCAGTTGAAAGTGATGCATGTGCCAACATTATCCAATCAGCCGTGGATGCTTGGAACAGGGCCAAGAAGAGGAGAAACATACCACAGTCAAGAGGTACGGCTTCAACGCCAGCAGCAGTTACACAAGTTCAAGTTGCACAAGTTCAGGTTGCAGATGCTGCAGTTCAAGCTGATGAGCAGATGGAAACCATCGAAGCAGAAGTTCAGGCAGCAACAACAGCCCTAAAACTTACTGAGGATAGATTTGAAGATGACGACAATGCAGATGATTCTGATTATGACtctgattttgattttgaataCTAACCATTTAAagttttttaactctttgtaCAAATGCTACTTCCCGATGAATAATTTCCTTTACTACATTGAACATTTTCAGGCTCAATTTAGCAGTGATTTGCAAATGTATACATGCAGATTTgtaattgttttgttgtaattgaaGCAAAAGTGCTGTGCAGGTGCACACTTTCATTTTACACCAGGCCGAGATCCCACGATTTCATGAAGGACAGCAAATATAACACAAGACatgtaacaaaaaaacaacaacaaaagaggCTGTTTGCAAGCGAATTAAAACCGGTACTCAAACAATAAGAGATTTATCACTATTGGCAAGAAGAAAAAAGTATTTACAGTTTTTGTGTACCGTTAAATAAAAAGAGTCCAAAATTAATGATGTCTGTGTTCTGTTCGAATAGCCTCATTCATGCTCCAGAATGCGGGAGATGCATTCTAAGagacccaaattttcaaaattttccgcGGGAGCATGCCCCCCGGACCCCCCCAGAAGCTCACGCCTTACGGCGCTTGCTAAAAACGCCTTCGGCGTCTTTCAGTATCTCTCCGCCTACTTCTCAAATTCTGCCATCTACTCCatttcttattgaaaaccctgcaaATGTGTACACATCTGTAGAAAAAAATGTGTaacttttcattggttaaaaattacGGGAAAACCCCTTTAGTTTTCAATAATGTTACGCTTGGtgattttttcctgttttcatttgattatgcaaatatttaaacatattgGATTGTAGTATtggatttattatttgtttctttgtttgaatttttttaaaatatatagatTAAtttttggttgatattttttttaaagagattgaactaaaaaattaaatatgagcTCATACCCCCAACTACTACACTACTATCACATTTGTATTACATTACCATTTGCCCATAtttaatattttgaaatgacttACAACCTGATCATTGCTTTATGAACCAAGGGAACACAGTGTCATGTTTTGGTAGAGAACTGCTTTTTGAAGCCTTTTGTTTTGCATTGTGtgattccagaaaatatccatacatTTTGGAGGGGGCTCTTAAATAGAGCCAAATATGTTGTTaaggaaagcaaacaaaaaatgaaagcacaacttaaACCAGAATAACAAGAGATGTGGGGTGGGGTGCTCAAACAAAAAACCCTTTGATGGTAAGATTATGGATATTTCATGGAGTaaaacactatttttttttaccaatgcTAAACGTTTTGAGATTGTCTCTCAGTGACTGATCAGCATCACCAACTTTacggtaaaatttaagaatctgatcccaccaacgcgttgGCCCACACATTggccaacgcgtcggtcgaCACACCACCGACACACAACCGACACACAACCGACACACGCCGACACACTActgacgcgttggccgacacactaccgacgcgttggTCTAAATAGTTactctttataattttgttagttctttCAGTTGAAAGCAAGAACAACTTCAAAAGGaacgacgaaaacgtcattggcaaatagccgccatttttaaaattaaacactACCTAGGTCTGCTCGATGTTTTGGCAAGGGTCGCTTACCAAAGCGGGGAGTTAATTTGCAAGTCGACCAACAGGCTTATTTTTCGTGCATTATAAAGGATTGGGAAGCTTAAACTCCtattgatcattgacttttaaTATGTGGTGGCTCCTAAGGGGGCCGtttgtaatttcaattttactgcAGTGGAAACTGTTCAGCGATGTCTTTCAGCAACTGCTCAAATGCTTGGTCTTTTCCGAAGTTCCGAAACCAGGTGAACTCATCCAAGTAGCTGGGTATGTATTCATACAGGGTACCACACATCCACTTCAACTTCTTCTTGACCAAAGCCCACACGCCTTCGATGGTATTGGTGTGTGGACCACTGTCGGGGTCAACAAAGTTCTTGGAATGATTTACTGATACATGGATATATGCTAGCTGGTTGAGTGGTATGTACGGAGTGAATTGATCTGAGTAGATGACAGTTCCAGGTTGGATATGTGTAGTGATGAGACGATGAACAAGGGTCTCTCTAGTTCGGTCGGGAACGCAGAAAAGCAGCACCTTCTGCGATCCTCGCTCCACCACGCCAAATACCCACGGACCTTCCGATACTCTCCCTCTCTTATACTTTCTCTTGGCACCAAACTTCGACTCGTCTATTTCCACGGTCTTCCCTAAGCCCCCAAGCTTAATTCCGGCATTCAGGACTTTGTTGGAACAGATTGTTCTTAGCTCACCCAGCGCACGGACCACAGTAGGCTTTGAAAGGCTCGTAAGTCGCGCGATTTTGCTTCCCGAAATCTGTATAGCCCAGAGGAACATCAGATGCAGCCAGGAACTTAACGTGATATTAGATCCCTCGAAGAAGGATCTTGACCTTATTGAAAGCCACGTTCGACATCGGTTATTCGTACAGCGCCACATGTATCCGTCTTTTACTCGTGTTATCTCTGTAAGTTCCATCTTAGAACCACATTGGGAACACTGCTGACAGCTCGCTAAAATCTTTTGACTCACgcagaaattaaaaactttctgAAAATTTCCCAGTATAACTAAAAAATCACGGAAATGTGATTGTGAGCAGCCACCAgctaaaaaacagaaaactaaaAAGGGGAGGAGGGCAACAGAAAAGGAGCAGCCACAGGTAGCCGCAGGGTCTCCAGAAGCTGAGCCTAACTACAAATCaatttgtcggcagttgcagcAGAAAAATCAGCAACTTGGCAAGGCTTACCAAGATCTGAAGGCCCAGTTTGGTGAGCTTGAAGATCAGTACCAAGAGAGGGAAGAACAGCTAGCGCGGGCTCAACAGGACGTCGATGAGAAGGCAGACTTGGTCCGGCAAAATGAACAGGAAATGGTGACCTACAATGAGCAGTTGAAAGCCAAAGATGACCGTATTAAGACCCTGGAGCAGCAGCTGCGAACCTTGCAGAACTCAGAACCACCAGCTGCAACAAACCACGAAAGTGCTGCGAAGGTCGACCGCAATGACCTTACTGAAATCCATCGCCCATACGCGGCAGTGCTCTCCATTATGAACGAGAAAAAGTGTAGCCTGAACAACGCGTACAGACTCGCAGGCACAGCACGCAGCATGGTTAGAAACTTTCTGGGCATAGCGGAGCTGCGAATTGTAAACGAAGTGACATACCAGAGCACCCTGGAGAGGCTGGAAGACCCGAAACTTTCAGTTAAGAGGATCGAGCAGGAGTGCCGAAGGCAGCTGGGCGATCTGTTGCCGTTTGTGAAACGACTTCGCATCACCAAGAGGCTGTTGCCGATGACGTTGGACGATGCCTTCTATTCCTAGAGGGTtttgtcaacttaaaaaaaaacggctcctttaggagccaccaagtttgcaaaagtctaTGACCAATTCACTTGCATTATGTTGTTGCCTTGTGCTCCCTTGCCACATAATGATACTTCAAAGTCCAACATGTCCAAATTCGCACCATCTTAGAAGCcctgtaataatatatataaatagctgatgATGACGAAGTCTCGGGCAACGAGtgaaaactgggttctaataacacttgtcgtaacgggaactgggttctaatatcacAAAATACAATATGGTAGTGAAAGTTTTCCATCGAAGACAGTtccgttcagtttgaaaaaggtacgtttaggttttcaacagttcaataaggcccaaatgagtcaccgacACGTCACCAACGCACCACCGACGCATCTTATACGTTATAAGTTTAAAcagcggccaacgcgtcggccgacccGTTGGCCGATGTGTTGGCCGAcacgttggtgggatcggattcttcaATTTTACCAACTTTACCATATGTGGCCAAGTCCTTCTCAAATTTTCCTTGAAAGAAATCCTTAGTCCTGGTGTTACATAGTTTGATTTGTGGAGCATATCACTGTATACGTTGGCACAACTGTCATATTGACTTGATGCTCCACACTTCTCTGGTGaccatttaaaagattttgataataattattgctcatCATTGTAAACATTGAAGTGAACAACTTTTATCACGctgtttttatgtttttttcaatCTTCGTTCATTAACATACTCTCTGGTGTTTATGATACAATTGAACTGAAGAGTTGAGGAAAGAGCTATAAAACTGATCAAAAGGGGAGGCTATATGGAGAGAGACTTTAGAAACTGAATCTTCTTTCCTTCGCCTCAAGGAGACTTTTTAAggacttttttgttttcttaaaagtGCTTCTTCGGCCTGTATGATTTGGATCTTTCTTATTATCTTGTGACAGCTGACAGTTCTAAATATAATTTCATACATGCTAATAACCACTTCAAAATTAGACATGCAAGAACTgatatttaaaaattttcttatATCTTTAGAGTAGCGAATTCAAGGAAAGGATAAATCTGCTTCTCGCACAAAATTCAGGAAATCTTTCTTCGAATTCACAACAGTCAAATTGCACTCATCAAGCAACTTGACCATCTTAGCAGCTGTTCAAACTGTTTTTATCTGGCGAATTTCCAAGTGCGCTTTTCTGTCCTTCTTCACGTCCTCTACAACTCCAGACAAAAGCGCTATGTAAACGGAAAACATTGGTGGATGTACCAAACATCAAGTGCCTTTGAGTTTTCAATGTCGGGTTGTGTGATGTGGATGCAGCACTCGGATCGGCATTCTTAGGCGCTGAGGGAAGTGTGTTTTTCCCCTGTTTACCACTAGAGTTCTTGCTTTTGTGCCTGTATCGATTTTGCTGTTCTTGTAACGCCTGGAAATGTTGAGGCTTCCTAACTGTAATCACTGTCGCCTGCATCACTCAAAGTGCGATACCTAAGTTGAATTCTTTTATAGAGTCATCTTCTTCCTCCAACGAGCCATTTGAAATCGGATTTTTGATGAAGATATACGATTTTCCTTGCTTCTCAAACTCGCTTTCATCAAGAAGACAAACTTACACACAGAGcggcattttgaatttcttgtGATCAAGCGCGCCTATTGATTTTGCCAACGTCTCGGGAAACGGTCTTCCGTCGGTCTTCCGTTTCTCTTTCTTCCGTCATCTAAAAACAACTTAACTGAAATTCACATGTCCCAAGGGCCAAACTAGGCGTCTCCTTCTCTGTCCCTCATTTTCcttgacttttctcttgaagagAGTTCAGTGGGATAATTGGCATCATGAAGTAGAGTATGAACAAAGCCATAGGGAACTGTCACCTGCGCTGGCATGAGTTGGAAGAAGTCATCTTGGATGTGGCGACAACCCTCAACAGTAGGCCTCTTGGTTATGTAGAAGACAACATTTGAATGCCAGTGCTAACCCCCACTGTTATGTTGTTTGCACAGCCAATCAAATACCTGAGGAGGAACCAACAGGTGTTCAAGATTATAACCTCAGAAAGTGTGCCAAGTAACTATGGAAATGTATAAACGTCCACTGGAAAAGATGGACAACTGAATACCTGAAAGCCCCGAGTGTCACAATCTCAACCAAGCAACCAACAAAACAAGTGACCTTGAAGGAAGGAGACATGATGCTTATTAAGGGGGACGAACATAACAGTGCACAATGGAAGGTTGGTGTGGTGGAATGCCTGATACAAGGGGCGCGGCTTAGAACTGGAAAGACTCACATAGAGGGATCACTGCAGCTGTTGTATCCTCGAGTTAAACTGCGACAAGACTTGCACAAAGGAGAGGAGGGACGCTAAGAGCAGGCGCCAGAGAATTCCATCCTAGAAGAGCTGCAGCTAATACATGTCACCAAATAGCTGCTAGAGCTCAAGACGAACTAAATGAGGATGAGAGTGTTGTGATAGAGATGTTACAAATGAGCTAGGTGATGGACTTGTGATACAAGTACAGAAATGATACGCGATTTAAGTTTTATTGATGGCGAGATTGGAGTTGTTAGTGAGTTGAAGAATAGTGAGAAACTACCTAGTGTGATTGTTTGTCGTGAGATCATTTACGACAACACCCACCAGCTGCCTGTCCATTGTACCAAAGCTCAACTGTGAATCAAAGATGCCGGAATCAAAGATGTCTTTCATTGGGCAgggaaaatcattttcttcgtcATGGTGCTTGGAGTAACTGTTCCAAATGTTGCCTCCAAAAACATTGTGTTCCTTGGACATCTGTAAGAAATTACAATAAAGGGATCTCACCATGACACTGTTACTTACATTTTATTGGGTGAGGATGTCACCATCCAGTTCCCAAACTTAGCCGAGCAATGGGTCGTTGTAAATCCTAAAcaagagaaaagagaaaatcTAACAAAAGAACCACACACCTATTGGTTGAGATTCCGTTGTCTTTTAACAGAGGATACCTAAAAGTCCATATGGGAAAGAAAAGCTCATCATCAAGAGGATGCTGTAGACATAACCGAAAAAACAATTGCACAGAATTTAAAGGAAGATTGTTTCACTGATACCATCCAGAAAGAACCTTCTTTGACCAACATGCTTCAGAGCAAAAAGGAAGCCACATGCAGCATTTCATGTTTCTTTTGTATAGCCCATTTTGTCAAGTGTGTGACACTTCTTGAACATATGATTGAGCATTATTAGCCATTATTGAAACAACAACATTGAGGCACAATTATTATGTAAATGCTTTAATAACTTTTGTTGCTTATTAAAATGCTACTTAtacattctcttttttttttcacgtataTGATTGTCTTTGTATTGTGTATATTGACTCTACTTACCGGTAaattaattttggacttcacaTGAACTGATGCTGTGTTCCCTTGTCTACTTTCAATCTCAATATTTGATTTCATAACATCACAACTTAACAGTACATCTAATAGAGGAATTGTgtaaaaaaggactttttacACTGTATTTTTATTGCACATTATGATGTAAAGGTGTACTTCATGCTTCTTATAGCAGAGCTTCGTGCGCGCGgggcaccatagttaagaaaatatggtaacccatcgatgcgagaaaatttggttttggtcacggTACGACCGTACATccgtccaccccttcatgtatgccaaggTGACCAGtgtcacgtaaccatatcacgggctcaagtttagagctcatacaGGAGGCAATACTGCAGTTGACACTCTAgccagtttacagcatacatatttgatattggacatcaatgttacggttaattgacacctgtcaaaacaaggaatctgctgaccagtatcacatgaccatatcacgggctcaagttggaccttaccGAGGTCAACTTTTTGTTTTAAGTgcaccgctgaccagggactcgttgttgattggattgcaggcttaAGCCGGGTCAGACACTGAGCATAAAggaggcttaattttttgcgctctttctgtggctcgatgcgtctacacagccatgctacatCAACAAAAGACCTTGATTTGCGTGTTCAGgtatggtttggaaaatatttcttttcttgcattttttggtGGTTTaaatccaggtttgacataatatagctgtggtcaggacacattggtggctacatagttattcaagtcaagcattggagggatataaacttaaagctgagtgttcatttttaattt includes these proteins:
- the LOC138046329 gene encoding uncharacterized protein, with the protein product MWRCTNNRCRTWLSIRSRSFFEGSNITLSSWLHLMFLWAIQISGSKIARLTSLSKPTVVRALGELRTICSNKVLNAGIKLGGLGKTVEIDESKFGAKRKYKRGRVSEGPWVFGVVERGSQKVLLFCVPDRTRETLVHRLITTHIQPGTVIYSDQFTPYIPLNQLAYIHVSVNHSKNFVDPDSGPHTNTIEGVWALVKKKLKWMCGTLYEYIPSYLDEFTWFRNFGKDQAFEQLLKDIAEQFPLQ